Part of the Candidatus Neomarinimicrobiota bacterium genome, ACTGTACATAAACTTGACTTGAATGGGGTAATATATATGATTCAAATTACAGAAACTGCAGCCGAGAAGATTAAGGGTCTCATGAGCCAGCAGGACCTTTCCGATGAGGGTGGTCTTCGCATTTATGCAAACTCAGGCTGTTGTTCAAATGGTTCCTATGGAATGTCTCTGGAGAATAAGCAACATCCCGAAGACAATGTCTTCGATTCACAGGGCGTCCGTGTTCTGGTTGATCCAGCGAGCTTTGCTCAGTTGGAAGGTGCCAGTGTTGAATACTACAAAGACGAACATGCTGAAGGTTTTACAATTTTGAAACCTAAAGCACAGTCGAATTGTGGATGCGGTGGCAATTGCAATTGCGGAGGCAACTGCAACTGTTAGGACCGTAACTCTCCTCGAACAAGACCCTGGCTCATCACCAGGGTTTTTTTTACCCCCCCAAGCACTCTATAGGCAACTCATAAGCAAATAGACCTGCCTGATATATACACCCGAAGGTTTTGGGGTAATCCCGGCGTAGCTCGTAGAGCGAAGCCGGATAATTTAAATCCCAAAGCACCCTGTAGGTGACTCATAATCAGATGAACTTGGTGTAAACAACGCAGGTTTTGGGGTAATTACTGCAATTTTAATTCCGCCAACCGTTTTAGATGTCCAGGATGCTCCATCAGCAGTTAGAAATAATGTCTCAGCTTAAATAATAATTACGTTAACTCACAAGAAACCTTTATTAGCTCCTATAGTTTGCCTTGTTAGACTGTATTTTGGTCTTAGTTTATCCATATGTTGCCTGACCCTCATAATATGGACCAGTATCCCTGGATGATAAATTTTAAGAAGAATCCAATTCCCGTTCTATTAAAGGCAGCACCTCTCCCAATCCGCTATCAACTGGTAGAGGATATTCTAGAGGATTCGTCTTCTGAAGATTTCTTAGCATTACAAAAAAACTTGAGAAAGCATCAGCCCAGACGGAAAATTCTGGCAGACCAGAGTGCCATTGGTTTATGGCCGATTGATGGTAAAACCACTGGATTGAATGATGCTCAAATTCAAACCCTTCAACTTTTGAAACAGCTGGAAGTTCTACAAGGACTCCTTGATTATTCTGTAACCCACAAACAGGATAAAGTGATGCTGGGTATGCGGGAAGTTCTACGAGCACTGGCTGAGCAGAATTTACCATTGAGACTACATCACCATGCCCAGGCAATCTATCTGGCGATTGTATACCAGTTAGAAGGCAGCCCAATCATCAAGCAGCTAATGAGAGATATAATTGCTCGGCAAAATTCAGATGGTGGTTGGTCCAGTTTACCTACAGAAACCGCATCCTGTTATTGGAGTAGCTTATTCTTTCTTTGGACCCTGGGGCAGTCAGAAAAATTCCGCGAGAATCGGGCCATTAAAAAGGGGCTTAAATATCTGGAGGGGAAGGTTCTTCAAGAAGGAGAGAGTACACTGCTCCCAGGTATGCAAGTCTGGGATACTCTGATCTCTGGAACCAGTGGTCTCAGCATCATCTCAGGAGGAACCCTCAGATATTTGGAAACCATCAAGTTAATTGATGGGAAAAATAATGACCGTAAAACATATAAACTGCTTGATTGGCTTATAGATGCTCAGCTAAAAACAGGGTTATGGCCAAGTATTGTGGGCCGGGATAAACAGGGTGACTTTGGTGTCACCTTGCGAGTTTTAAAAGTGTTGAAACATTTCCAGACACAACGAGTTCAGGAAACACTCAAGTACGATTCAGATGTCTAATTCAAAAATATATATTCGGAGTAAACGATGACAGATATAAACCCTTCAACCGCCTTTCCAGTGATGCCACTGCGCAATACAGTGTTGTTTCCGCAGCAGGTTATCCCGCTTTATATAGGTAGAGAACGATCATTAAAACTATTACGCGAACTTCCTTCAGGGAAAAAGACAATTGTTGTCGTGGCACAACGTGAAGGCTCAGTGGAGAATCCAGAAGCTGGTGATCTTTTTGATGTTGGGACCACTGCCTCAGTCATGAAGATATTGGATATGCCTGATGGTAGCCAGAGTGCTATTGTCCAGGGAGGTGAACGCGTCCGCATCAAAAGCTACTCACAGACAGACCCATATTTTAAAGCTAGCATTGAGGGTATAGAAGAAATCTATGATGCCGATCTAGAGACTGATGCCATGTCTGCCAATATCCGCACACTTTTCCGTGAACTTTCAAAGGTCGCAGACTATATCACCCAGGAACACATCTCACTGCTCTCCAATATCCAGCACCCTGCCCGCCTGGTGGATAGAGCCGTCTCAATGATGCAACTCTCCAATACCGAAAAACAGGGTATCCTGGAAGAAACTGATGTCACAGAACGTCTGAAGAAAGCTACTGTCCTCATCAATCGGGAAATACAGCGCCAGGAAATTGGTGAGAAAATTCAGACTGAGGTCCAGGAAGAAATTTCAAAAAGTCAGCGTGAGTACTTTCTTAGAGAGCAGATGAAAGCCATCAAGAAAGAATTGGGCGAAGATGATCAAACCCTGGAAATCAAGGAACTGGAAGAGAAAATTCTCGAAGCCGGCATGCCGGAAGAAGCGCTAAAAGTAGCCAATAAAGAAATTGACCGCCTCCAGCGAATCCCCCCATCATCTCCTGAATATACGGTTTCCCGTACCTATCTGGATTGGCTTGTGGAATTACCCTGGAGTAAAGAGACTGAGGATCGAGTTGACATACAGGAAGCTTTGAAGATTCTCGATAGAGACCATTATGGTTTGAAACGCGTCAAAAACAGGGTCCTGGAATTCCTCGCTGTACGGAAGCTTAAGATGGAACAAAGTCCTGATGCACCCATCAAAGGACCTATCCTGTGCTTCCAGGGTCCGCCTGGAACGGGTAAAACATCACTTGGTAAATCTATCGCTGACGCTCTCGGTAGAGAATTTATTCGCATCTCCCTGGGTGGCGTTCGGGATGAAGCCGAAATTCGCGGTCACCGCAGGACCTACATCGGTGCCTTGCCAGGTCGAATCATACAGGGACTTAAAAAAGCCAAAACCCGTAATCCGGTCTTTATGCTGGATGAGGTTGATAAGCTGGGGACTGATTTTCGAGGCGATCCCAGCTCTGCGCTTCTGGAGGTGCTTGACCCTGAG contains:
- a CDS encoding iron-sulfur cluster assembly accessory protein gives rise to the protein MIQITETAAEKIKGLMSQQDLSDEGGLRIYANSGCCSNGSYGMSLENKQHPEDNVFDSQGVRVLVDPASFAQLEGASVEYYKDEHAEGFTILKPKAQSNCGCGGNCNCGGNCNC
- the lon gene encoding endopeptidase La: MTDINPSTAFPVMPLRNTVLFPQQVIPLYIGRERSLKLLRELPSGKKTIVVVAQREGSVENPEAGDLFDVGTTASVMKILDMPDGSQSAIVQGGERVRIKSYSQTDPYFKASIEGIEEIYDADLETDAMSANIRTLFRELSKVADYITQEHISLLSNIQHPARLVDRAVSMMQLSNTEKQGILEETDVTERLKKATVLINREIQRQEIGEKIQTEVQEEISKSQREYFLREQMKAIKKELGEDDQTLEIKELEEKILEAGMPEEALKVANKEIDRLQRIPPSSPEYTVSRTYLDWLVELPWSKETEDRVDIQEALKILDRDHYGLKRVKNRVLEFLAVRKLKMEQSPDAPIKGPILCFQGPPGTGKTSLGKSIADALGREFIRISLGGVRDEAEIRGHRRTYIGALPGRIIQGLKKAKTRNPVFMLDEVDKLGTDFRGDPSSALLEVLDPEQNNSFSDHYLEVTFDLSKVMFIATANWLDPIPGPLRDRMEMIDFPGYVEEEKIHIAKSYLIPKQVTEHALEEEQITFMDTAIAEIIGRYTYEAGVRNLERQIANVCRKVARERAEGNDKPRRITKSSIAKLLGPPRRHSEIAERMSNYGIVIGLAYTAVGGDILFIEAMKMKGKGGLKLTGKLGDVMKESAQAVYSYIRSNAEKFGVDPDFYKKWDIHVHIPAGAVPKDGPSAGITLFTAMISLLTERLVKSNLGMTGEITLRGAVLPIGGIREKVMAANRAGLTTVILPKKNEADLVELPDRVKKEMEFKFVDKICDVIELALEPATEKKKVTQKVAAEA